A single window of Paenibacillus sp. FSL H8-0537 DNA harbors:
- a CDS encoding ATP-binding protein, protein MRSWHFTDKETIRLNGQWEFYPNIFLTPDPLGASPGSKSWAAVPDKWGNYLNKDTDGSGFGFGTYRLRILLPDNGTQQFGIETMAISSSYELFVNGRSVSKLGQPSENPQEHVGKMYPLISSVADTNEMNLVLHISNYDFPEGGGITKPIKFGTLAAVQREDYLLIAMQLMVAVIYILHLIYVGLLPLLGVRKKELIYLSIVIFCMMLGTLVDDNKLLLSWLPIPLEWSIKLLRLSLIGASTMLLAFSANFFPIYRKDKAIRVYLLLCALYAIVTLLLPYELVISLSPLRIMAISLPPLIILIMILRLALKGEDNMVFLLFAAISLASSIVWATLKLRTEWDLPYYPFDLIFAFICFASFWFKQFLQTRTNLEQLAYKLQKADKAKDEFLANTSHELRNPLHGMINMAQTVLANTTHSINEASKNNLMLIITVGRRMSLLLNDLLDVTRLKERDIHLNKESIRLQNIISGVFDMLRYLTEDKPVQLEMNISRSFPKIIADENRLIQILFNLIHNAVKFTNEGIVSVHAAAIGDKAYIHIQDSGVGIDTDVQRTIFQAYEQGDSSMTAMSGGIGLGLSICRQLVELHGGELTVQSVPGKGSTFTFTMLLDAHAAADEPEFTLPSEAETAVSTEAVIAANSQLLRLDQRQAASDTEQNKATVLAVDDDPINLKILSSLLDSEFYEVATVTSGKKALKLLETKEWDLVIADVMMPQMSGYELTQTIRKRFSISELPILLLTARSRPEDVNTGFMAGANDYVTKPVDALELKSRVQALTDLKQTVNERLRIEAAWLQAQIQPHFLFNTLNSIASLSVIDQSRMVQLLEEFGKYLRASFDMKNSERVVPLQHELDLLHSYLFIEKERFGNRLQIEWELDDLPWLRIPPLSIQPLVENAVRHGVLSRSSGGTVRIHLKGYDDYTEIAIIDNGVGMEEEKVRSVLEQNRGGIGLRNTDRRLKQLYGKGLCIESTVKQGTVVRFSIPKSSTDEANLNGI, encoded by the coding sequence TTGCGCAGCTGGCATTTTACTGACAAAGAAACGATAAGGCTTAATGGTCAGTGGGAGTTTTATCCAAATATTTTCCTTACGCCTGATCCCTTAGGCGCCTCGCCTGGCAGCAAAAGCTGGGCTGCTGTTCCAGATAAATGGGGTAATTATTTAAATAAAGACACTGATGGTTCTGGCTTTGGCTTTGGAACCTATCGTCTCCGTATTTTGCTTCCTGACAATGGCACTCAGCAATTTGGAATCGAGACGATGGCTATTTCAAGCAGCTATGAGTTATTCGTTAACGGCCGTTCTGTATCCAAGCTCGGCCAACCATCAGAAAACCCACAAGAGCATGTAGGGAAGATGTATCCTCTTATTTCTTCTGTTGCAGACACAAATGAGATGAATTTGGTGCTTCATATCTCCAATTATGATTTCCCTGAAGGAGGCGGTATTACCAAGCCGATTAAATTCGGGACGTTAGCCGCCGTTCAGCGTGAAGATTATTTGTTAATTGCTATGCAGCTTATGGTTGCCGTCATCTATATACTTCATCTTATTTATGTAGGCCTTCTTCCTTTGCTTGGCGTTCGGAAGAAAGAGCTCATTTATTTGTCCATCGTTATTTTCTGTATGATGCTAGGTACTCTCGTGGATGATAATAAATTATTGCTCTCCTGGCTGCCTATCCCTTTAGAGTGGAGTATTAAACTATTAAGGCTTAGTTTAATTGGAGCATCTACAATGCTGTTAGCATTCTCCGCCAATTTTTTTCCTATATATCGGAAGGATAAAGCCATACGCGTGTATTTATTGCTATGTGCCCTTTACGCAATCGTCACTTTGTTGCTGCCGTATGAACTAGTTATTTCCTTGTCCCCCCTTAGGATTATGGCGATCTCACTTCCGCCTTTAATTATATTGATTATGATCTTGCGCCTAGCACTTAAGGGTGAGGACAACATGGTTTTCCTCCTTTTTGCTGCTATAAGCCTCGCTTCCAGTATTGTTTGGGCTACCCTCAAATTAAGAACAGAGTGGGATTTGCCTTATTATCCATTTGATTTAATTTTTGCATTTATCTGTTTTGCTTCCTTCTGGTTCAAACAATTTCTGCAAACTAGAACCAATTTGGAGCAGCTTGCTTATAAACTGCAAAAAGCCGATAAAGCGAAAGATGAATTTCTCGCTAATACTTCTCACGAGCTGAGAAATCCGCTGCATGGCATGATTAATATGGCGCAGACCGTATTGGCTAATACGACCCATTCCATTAATGAAGCAAGCAAAAATAATTTAATGCTGATCATTACCGTTGGACGCCGCATGTCGCTGCTGCTTAATGATTTGCTCGATGTCACACGTCTTAAGGAACGAGATATTCATTTGAATAAGGAAAGCATCCGGCTGCAAAACATCATTTCCGGCGTATTTGATATGCTGCGTTATTTAACGGAGGACAAACCCGTTCAGCTAGAAATGAATATATCCCGTTCATTTCCTAAAATAATTGCCGATGAAAATAGGCTGATTCAGATTTTATTTAATCTCATCCATAATGCTGTTAAATTTACGAACGAGGGTATTGTTAGCGTTCATGCAGCAGCGATTGGGGATAAAGCCTATATCCACATACAGGATTCTGGGGTCGGCATAGATACAGACGTACAGCGCACTATTTTTCAAGCTTACGAGCAGGGTGATTCCAGCATGACCGCCATGAGCGGCGGTATTGGTCTCGGGCTCAGCATTTGCAGGCAATTAGTCGAGCTACACGGGGGTGAGCTAACGGTACAGTCGGTTCCGGGTAAAGGTTCTACGTTCACCTTCACCATGCTCCTTGACGCCCATGCAGCTGCCGACGAACCAGAATTTACGCTGCCAAGCGAAGCTGAAACAGCCGTGTCTACAGAAGCCGTCATTGCTGCTAATTCTCAATTACTGCGTCTTGATCAGAGACAAGCGGCATCCGACACAGAACAAAATAAAGCCACTGTCCTTGCCGTAGATGATGATCCTATTAACTTAAAAATATTATCCAGCTTGCTGGATTCAGAGTTTTATGAAGTGGCTACCGTCACGAGCGGCAAAAAAGCACTCAAGCTGCTTGAAACGAAGGAGTGGGATCTAGTTATCGCCGATGTTATGATGCCGCAAATGTCGGGCTATGAGTTGACTCAAACGATTCGCAAACGATTCAGCATATCCGAGCTGCCGATTTTATTGCTGACTGCTCGCAGCCGTCCCGAAGATGTCAATACAGGCTTTATGGCAGGCGCAAATGATTATGTTACTAAGCCTGTCGATGCTTTGGAGCTCAAGTCTCGCGTACAAGCTTTAACTGACCTGAAACAAACGGTAAATGAGCGGCTGCGTATTGAGGCGGCTTGGCTTCAAGCACAGATTCAACCTCATTTTCTATTTAATACGTTAAATTCCATCGCCTCCTTAAGTGTGATTGATCAATCGAGGATGGTGCAATTGCTGGAGGAGTTCGGAAAATATTTGCGAGCGAGCTTTGATATGAAAAATTCAGAGCGCGTAGTTCCGCTTCAGCATGAGCTGGATCTGCTTCATTCCTATCTATTTATTGAGAAAGAGCGCTTCGGCAATCGCCTGCAAATTGAGTGGGAGCTTGATGACTTGCCATGGCTTCGTATTCCGCCGCTTTCCATTCAGCCGCTTGTAGAAAATGCCGTGCGGCATGGAGTGCTGTCCCGTTCAAGTGGGGGCACTGTGCGTATTCACCTGAAAGGATACGACGATTATACTGAAATTGCGATTATAGATAACGGGGTCGGTATGGAAGAAGAGAAGGTCAGAAGCGTGCTGGAGCAAAACCGTGGAGGAATTGGCCTCCGTAATACGGATCGTCGTTTGAAACAGCTGTACGGCAAGGGATTATGCATCGAAAGCACAGTAAAACAAGGTACGGTTGTTCGCTTTTCTATCCCAAAATCCTCAACCGATGAAGCAAATTTAAATGGGATATAA
- a CDS encoding GGDEF domain-containing protein has product MRLKKWVKILPTSIMIAVIAGMLVLFFTQLFRLPEPFFSNQNLPFFFNTLMVIIITVLIIILRAMLVERAVLKKLAFRDGITGLYNRHGLEQFWKTYRSKKSMAILYLDLDHFKEINDRFGHHVGDALLREVSVRLQQVESKKHRELFRIGGDEFVMILKNCDPIIAKRAATQILEKLTTPYAVEGYHVLITVSIGIRMCTARNAEHDMLVKEADAAMYVAKKQGKNGFFVFREGRSKLPKEKYGNINQAKP; this is encoded by the coding sequence ATGCGCTTAAAAAAATGGGTTAAAATTCTCCCGACTTCCATTATGATTGCTGTAATAGCGGGAATGCTGGTGCTGTTTTTCACACAATTGTTCAGACTCCCCGAGCCATTCTTCTCTAATCAGAACCTTCCTTTCTTCTTCAACACCCTAATGGTCATTATCATTACCGTTCTTATTATTATCTTGCGTGCCATGCTTGTTGAGAGAGCAGTATTGAAGAAGCTTGCCTTTAGGGACGGTATTACGGGTCTTTATAATCGACATGGGCTTGAGCAATTTTGGAAAACATATCGCAGCAAAAAAAGTATGGCGATTCTCTATCTGGATTTGGATCACTTTAAAGAAATAAATGATCGTTTCGGCCATCATGTTGGAGACGCACTGCTTCGGGAGGTCAGCGTTCGCTTACAGCAGGTGGAGTCTAAAAAACATCGTGAGCTATTCCGGATTGGCGGTGATGAGTTCGTGATGATTCTCAAAAACTGCGACCCTATTATAGCAAAGCGGGCTGCCACGCAAATTTTGGAAAAGCTGACGACACCTTACGCAGTCGAAGGTTATCACGTGTTAATTACCGTTAGTATCGGTATTCGGATGTGCACGGCCCGCAACGCTGAGCATGATATGCTTGTGAAAGAAGCGGATGCTGCGATGTACGTAGCCAAGAAACAAGGCAAAAATGGATTTTTTGTATTCAGGGAAGGAAGAAGCAAACTTCCAAAAGAGAAATATGGCAATATTAATCAAGCCAAGCCGTAA
- a CDS encoding class D sortase, whose protein sequence is MRKIAIILVAVGVLLLIYPQWNEWMADREQKKLLKEALLLMDTPQPVNTGAAQSYAQLNNMLNAGEETEDEAASLLNDFQNGKPIATITIDRIDVLLPILDGATKANMKHAAVHMRETALFGEEGNAAVAAHRAHTTGRLFNRLNEVEIGDEIVVQTSNAKYVYKVYETLIVEPTELSVLDSVPGDKLLTLITCDPLINPTHRLIVHARQMETL, encoded by the coding sequence TTGCGTAAAATCGCAATTATATTGGTAGCAGTCGGAGTGCTGCTGCTCATTTATCCGCAGTGGAATGAATGGATGGCTGATCGGGAGCAGAAGAAGCTGTTAAAAGAAGCGCTCCTGCTCATGGATACGCCACAGCCTGTAAATACGGGGGCCGCACAAAGCTACGCACAGCTAAATAATATGTTAAATGCAGGAGAAGAAACCGAGGATGAGGCAGCTTCTCTATTAAACGATTTTCAAAATGGCAAGCCCATTGCAACAATTACGATAGATCGTATTGATGTCTTATTACCGATCTTAGATGGCGCTACAAAGGCTAATATGAAGCATGCGGCCGTTCATATGCGAGAGACTGCTTTGTTTGGGGAGGAGGGCAATGCGGCTGTCGCAGCGCATCGTGCCCATACAACCGGAAGGTTATTCAATCGGCTGAATGAAGTAGAAATTGGCGATGAAATTGTCGTACAGACCAGTAATGCAAAATATGTTTACAAAGTGTACGAGACCCTTATTGTCGAGCCAACCGAGCTGTCAGTATTAGATAGTGTTCCCGGTGACAAATTGCTTACACTCATTACTTGCGATCCGCTCATCAACCCGACTCACAGGTTAATTGTGCATGCCCGTCAAATGGAGACACTATAA
- a CDS encoding STM4011 family radical SAM protein, whose amino-acid sequence MKAVLYYRGSLSSCNYDCPYCPFSKNKDSAATLRKDEEQLHTFMDWIREQGHAGHELSIFFNPYGEALIHRWYREAMIELSHMPHISKVAVQTNLSTKLDWTSLLNPEKAAFWVTYHPGQTTLSQMLSQCMQLHQQGLNFSVGTVGLRSAFEQIEALRSNLPEDVYVWVNAFKDKPNYYTEAEIARLEAVDPYFLWNTRDYDSFGQRCSAGSSVFYIQGSGVVKHCYKDRRIIGQLYRDGLEGLSVERPCGMKKCGCYIGYIHMPKLELGNIYEDSLLERIPTHFQHKEKVITS is encoded by the coding sequence ATGAAGGCTGTGCTGTATTATCGGGGGTCACTGTCCTCCTGCAACTATGATTGTCCTTATTGTCCATTTAGCAAAAATAAAGACAGTGCCGCTACGCTGCGCAAAGACGAGGAGCAATTGCATACTTTCATGGATTGGATTCGGGAGCAAGGGCACGCCGGCCATGAATTATCTATTTTTTTCAACCCCTATGGTGAAGCCCTTATCCATCGCTGGTATCGCGAGGCTATGATTGAGTTGTCACATATGCCCCATATTTCCAAGGTAGCCGTCCAGACGAATCTCTCTACTAAGCTAGACTGGACAAGCCTGTTAAATCCAGAGAAAGCTGCTTTTTGGGTTACTTACCACCCCGGTCAGACGACGCTCAGCCAGATGCTGTCACAGTGCATGCAGTTGCACCAACAAGGACTTAATTTTAGCGTTGGAACCGTAGGGCTGCGAAGTGCTTTCGAGCAAATTGAAGCGCTTCGCAGCAACCTGCCAGAGGATGTATATGTTTGGGTGAATGCCTTTAAAGATAAACCTAACTATTACACAGAAGCAGAAATCGCCCGGCTTGAAGCCGTTGATCCTTATTTTCTATGGAATACGAGGGACTATGATAGCTTCGGTCAGCGCTGCTCCGCCGGGTCCTCCGTGTTCTATATTCAAGGAAGCGGTGTCGTCAAACATTGCTACAAAGATCGGCGTATCATCGGACAACTTTATCGGGACGGACTGGAAGGCTTATCCGTAGAACGACCTTGCGGCATGAAGAAATGCGGATGTTATATCGGCTATATCCATATGCCAAAGCTGGAGCTGGGAAATATCTATGAAGACAGTCTGCTGGAGCGAATTCCAACACATTTTCAGCATAAAGAAAAAGTGATCACTTCATAA
- a CDS encoding SdrD B-like domain-containing protein yields MMPASRQRAIRQKISWIMLLVLLLQAAFQPFAAPIQAAGPITGLTFTKTASVSTVNVGDTFKYTILYQADGATHVGKNVTIVDTVPAQFEIVDGWEDGGWDTKNGQTLTVNAHPLPSGTSVKLEIPVKAKPTGSSSVVPTTNTAMITLVDSAESTTASANVTINADPNPVATPTPTATPTATPTASTYDKWWAYKSQDTGFGGGVPIIGGAVEYTVGIKGEAGNTNPGSLKYATLVDTLPPDAVYVDSTESGIYDSTARTITWSNIELASGQSFEAKVSVTFPDDLGYGHPTGTPLERKNNVEILSGYTLEGDGAVTDPDADVTTKFGEPVSGVSGLTKSRVYQYRWHGQTQKFNIGGISNTGTNVNTSLSNLVLTDVLPVEMDYSSIKMPNVFTSQLRYKTSDGVTETWHAYSGSLAPNGTITVSTTAGTNRIVLNAGEYLAALEWSFSTLAPGGTIGGIEITGTVRDFANGTNAPVVHGDQVTNQVSLDYQALNVTVPGQWDNKPQKTAQADFNINNEKPWLVANKAIGAGNFRPLSTVPFTLTVRNDIKATGPYINPVVYDLLPTSFDYYLNPKIADPAAALAASFTFTGTPAGASAPQLELVDKNWNGTGRTLVKWSWSDGTSFAPGTSFEISYKGEVRAGTPQGTTYTNDMYITTSDPNTEFWHTGDSAQDKPQSLPAWQTRNNAIKDTVIGFDPTAGTDEFFVHASANVTVRKASLVQSTKWNQGDLEPIFRAADDATYDGIPAIPVQPFDYDGDIAYTEYPRYSVTYEGGTADYRLAVRNSGNTRLGVIDVLDILPHVGDNALRVNSSSPYEARGTQWQPNLSEVLSSGNKTFTSSAAAGSRTVNYTLSTYYSKSVNQEQVVNFTNVNDSKQGWIEQGNYQKDDLTDIKSLYFQLSNIVGSDGSAGLAPGDYIVLDWKMDAPVGAPTNEVAWNSFAIQATEVGAGNDEGSKMLPTAPNKVGFLIHPNNEHVPLGEIGNFVWFDSNRDGTQDEEYPGDSGQGAGINGITVNLYKAGETTPFKSSKTGYHYNGSPGYYLFQGLEAGNYFVEFVLPDRYMPTTANVSGADPSHTNDNDSNLVTKGATVDGYTPYRTDTISLGTAGKIPTIDLGLIETASPTGGSYPSITFEKEITSVTQGSSTIAPSQQYVVVGNDVHYKLSLKNTSSVTLHNFKISDALDRLQAGFEFTKLTYNGEEIALNSGSHDRPDIIGQLVSTGTNPSIIIKNLAAGAGLTLEGVYRVTDADLDLTDLDNVATVYYNESPDPIKDEASIPTAGLKIEKKGSAVAVSDTAAGSWINYTVKVTNTGKRDLTNVVITDTKVSGIPTIPSLKSGESKEFTYSYQVTSVDTAAASIINVAKAVSNETPPVTTEHEIPVVSDERGSIGNYVWLDRNEDGLQDAAETGINGIIVKLYDDANHVLAETVTHDENGKPGFYLFAGLPQGDYHVQFVIPAEYGVTKPEAGAPDVDSNKTDGQGITEVIAIGPAGWNDLTIDLGLVPRGEIGNYVWLDRNRDGLQNEDEKDGINGIVVKLYKGSSTGTPVAETTTANDASGKPGYYLFDNLLAGEYYVQFVLPSDYVKTSAEQGANTALDSNATDADGITAKIIINETAGWVDHTIDLGVVAKGVIGNYVWFDRNDNGKQDELATDGQNGVTVQLFNQNKEQIGETTTANDASGNPGYYLFDQLPSGQYFVKFIVPVGYTVTKAEADGVSAEEDSNKQVDGYTEVIVIGEGAPRGWEDLTIDLGLIYKPTSPGGNSGNPSVPTPTPTPTATPSPTPTPVVTETPTTPTPTPVAPSPEQSGTPTPAPTATPVIEKDKTQENTPVEGKVDVPKGGNVDIGKQPEHGQVTVDDNGQWVYTPDPGYTGKDDFSIIVKDADGIEEEILFEIDVDEIPLGVVEESDSDGDGNTPAPNNQGTLPKTGESSQLPIQLAGAALIALGAILLRKKRSRS; encoded by the coding sequence ATGATGCCCGCAAGTAGACAGAGAGCGATCAGGCAAAAGATTTCCTGGATCATGCTGCTCGTTTTGCTGCTGCAAGCCGCATTCCAGCCATTCGCAGCGCCAATACAGGCAGCAGGTCCGATTACAGGACTGACTTTTACAAAGACAGCTAGTGTGAGCACCGTTAATGTAGGCGATACCTTCAAGTATACCATCTTGTATCAGGCGGATGGCGCGACTCATGTTGGTAAGAATGTAACGATTGTTGATACTGTACCGGCACAATTTGAAATTGTGGATGGCTGGGAGGATGGAGGCTGGGATACGAAAAACGGCCAAACCCTTACGGTTAATGCACATCCACTGCCTTCCGGTACTTCGGTGAAGCTGGAAATTCCAGTGAAAGCGAAGCCGACTGGCTCAAGTTCGGTTGTTCCTACGACGAATACGGCGATGATTACACTCGTTGATTCAGCGGAAAGTACAACAGCATCGGCGAATGTAACGATTAACGCGGACCCGAATCCAGTAGCTACACCGACGCCTACAGCAACACCGACGGCGACACCAACTGCCTCAACCTATGACAAATGGTGGGCTTACAAAAGCCAAGACACCGGATTTGGCGGCGGAGTTCCAATTATTGGCGGAGCGGTTGAGTATACGGTAGGCATTAAAGGCGAAGCGGGCAATACGAATCCTGGCAGCTTGAAATATGCGACGTTAGTCGATACGCTGCCGCCAGATGCCGTATATGTGGACTCAACAGAAAGTGGCATCTATGATTCAACTGCTCGTACGATCACTTGGTCGAACATTGAGCTGGCTTCCGGACAATCTTTTGAAGCAAAAGTATCGGTCACATTCCCTGACGATTTAGGGTATGGTCATCCGACCGGAACACCGCTTGAGCGCAAAAACAACGTTGAAATTTTGAGCGGCTATACGCTCGAGGGTGACGGGGCGGTCACTGATCCTGACGCTGATGTGACAACTAAATTCGGAGAGCCGGTATCTGGCGTTTCCGGTTTAACCAAGTCGCGCGTTTACCAGTATCGCTGGCATGGCCAAACCCAGAAGTTCAACATCGGCGGCATCAGCAATACGGGAACAAATGTAAATACCTCTTTGTCGAACCTGGTATTGACAGATGTGCTGCCTGTGGAAATGGATTACAGCAGCATTAAAATGCCAAATGTTTTCACATCCCAGCTTCGTTATAAAACAAGCGATGGCGTGACTGAAACTTGGCATGCGTATAGCGGCAGTCTTGCGCCTAACGGCACAATTACAGTGAGCACGACAGCTGGTACGAACCGCATTGTGCTCAATGCAGGCGAATATTTGGCTGCTTTGGAGTGGTCGTTCAGCACTTTGGCTCCAGGCGGTACAATTGGCGGCATTGAAATTACAGGAACGGTTAGAGACTTTGCTAACGGTACGAATGCTCCTGTCGTTCACGGCGATCAAGTAACGAATCAAGTGTCTCTGGATTATCAGGCACTGAATGTTACCGTTCCAGGTCAATGGGATAATAAGCCTCAAAAAACGGCTCAAGCAGATTTCAACATCAACAATGAGAAGCCATGGCTTGTTGCTAATAAAGCGATTGGAGCGGGAAATTTCCGTCCGCTCAGCACAGTGCCGTTCACTTTAACGGTTCGCAATGATATTAAAGCAACGGGACCTTATATTAATCCAGTTGTCTATGATTTATTGCCAACAAGCTTTGATTATTACCTCAACCCTAAAATAGCCGATCCTGCTGCGGCGCTGGCAGCCTCGTTTACGTTTACGGGCACGCCTGCTGGAGCAAGTGCTCCACAGCTAGAGCTTGTTGATAAAAACTGGAACGGTACTGGACGGACTCTTGTCAAATGGTCATGGTCCGACGGCACTTCTTTTGCTCCAGGCACAAGCTTTGAAATCAGCTATAAAGGCGAGGTTCGTGCGGGTACGCCTCAAGGTACAACCTATACGAACGATATGTATATTACAACAAGCGATCCTAATACAGAGTTCTGGCATACAGGGGACTCCGCACAGGATAAGCCGCAAAGTTTGCCAGCATGGCAAACACGCAACAATGCGATTAAAGATACAGTCATTGGCTTTGATCCAACAGCGGGAACGGATGAATTTTTTGTTCATGCCTCTGCGAATGTAACGGTACGCAAAGCGTCGCTCGTACAGTCGACAAAATGGAATCAAGGCGATCTGGAGCCTATTTTCCGGGCAGCAGATGATGCTACGTATGATGGAATACCGGCTATTCCCGTACAGCCATTCGATTATGATGGCGATATTGCATACACTGAGTATCCGCGTTACAGCGTAACGTATGAAGGCGGAACAGCAGATTATCGTTTGGCGGTACGCAATAGCGGTAATACGAGACTTGGCGTCATTGATGTGCTGGATATTTTGCCGCATGTAGGCGATAATGCGCTGCGCGTCAACAGTAGTTCACCTTATGAAGCAAGGGGCACGCAGTGGCAGCCTAACCTGTCGGAAGTACTCTCGTCCGGCAATAAAACCTTTACATCTTCAGCGGCAGCGGGAAGCAGAACGGTGAACTACACGCTGTCCACCTATTACAGCAAGTCGGTTAATCAGGAGCAGGTTGTTAATTTCACGAATGTGAATGACAGCAAGCAAGGCTGGATCGAACAAGGCAATTATCAGAAGGATGATTTGACAGACATCAAGTCGCTATACTTCCAGCTGTCGAACATTGTAGGCAGTGATGGATCAGCTGGTCTTGCGCCAGGCGACTATATCGTATTGGATTGGAAAATGGATGCCCCTGTAGGAGCACCGACCAATGAAGTAGCTTGGAACTCTTTTGCCATTCAAGCAACTGAAGTCGGTGCAGGCAATGATGAAGGCAGCAAAATGCTTCCAACAGCCCCTAACAAAGTCGGCTTCCTGATTCACCCGAACAACGAGCATGTACCGCTTGGCGAAATCGGAAATTTTGTCTGGTTCGACAGCAACCGCGATGGCACGCAGGATGAAGAATATCCGGGCGACAGCGGTCAAGGTGCAGGTATTAACGGCATTACCGTAAATCTGTACAAAGCAGGTGAAACGACGCCGTTCAAGTCAAGCAAGACGGGCTATCATTACAATGGAAGTCCAGGCTATTATTTGTTCCAGGGACTTGAGGCAGGCAATTATTTCGTAGAGTTTGTGCTGCCGGATCGCTACATGCCAACGACTGCAAATGTGAGTGGAGCAGATCCAAGCCATACGAATGACAATGACTCCAATCTGGTAACGAAAGGCGCTACTGTAGACGGTTATACGCCATATCGTACGGATACGATCAGCTTAGGTACAGCTGGTAAAATTCCGACAATCGATTTGGGACTAATCGAAACAGCATCACCTACGGGCGGTTCATACCCTTCCATCACATTCGAGAAAGAAATTACGAGTGTGACGCAAGGCTCCTCCACGATTGCTCCTTCGCAGCAGTATGTAGTGGTAGGAAACGATGTGCATTATAAGCTTTCTTTGAAAAATACCTCTTCTGTTACTTTGCATAATTTTAAAATTTCAGATGCGCTTGATAGACTGCAAGCCGGCTTTGAGTTTACTAAGCTGACGTATAATGGCGAGGAAATTGCCTTGAATAGCGGCAGCCATGACAGGCCAGACATTATTGGTCAACTGGTAAGCACCGGCACGAATCCGTCTATCATCATTAAAAATCTGGCAGCAGGAGCGGGACTGACGCTTGAGGGCGTATACCGCGTCACAGATGCAGATTTGGATTTGACAGATTTGGATAATGTAGCAACCGTATATTACAATGAATCCCCTGATCCAATTAAGGATGAGGCCAGCATTCCGACAGCAGGGCTCAAGATTGAGAAAAAGGGCAGTGCAGTCGCTGTTTCCGATACAGCAGCAGGAAGCTGGATTAACTACACGGTTAAAGTAACCAATACAGGCAAGCGCGATTTAACGAATGTTGTGATTACCGATACAAAAGTATCTGGCATACCAACCATTCCATCACTGAAATCTGGGGAATCCAAGGAATTTACGTATTCATACCAGGTAACGTCAGTAGATACAGCAGCGGCTTCTATTATCAATGTGGCCAAAGCGGTTTCGAATGAAACGCCGCCAGTGACGACTGAGCATGAAATACCTGTCGTTTCGGATGAGCGTGGCTCCATCGGCAACTATGTATGGCTTGACCGTAATGAAGATGGGCTGCAAGATGCAGCGGAAACAGGCATTAATGGCATTATCGTTAAGCTTTATGACGATGCAAACCATGTATTGGCTGAGACCGTTACGCATGATGAAAATGGTAAACCAGGATTTTATTTATTTGCTGGATTGCCGCAAGGCGACTATCATGTCCAGTTCGTCATTCCGGCGGAATACGGTGTAACTAAGCCGGAAGCTGGAGCACCAGATGTGGATTCGAACAAAACGGATGGCCAAGGAATAACCGAGGTCATTGCGATTGGACCAGCAGGCTGGAATGATTTGACGATTGATTTGGGTCTTGTTCCACGCGGTGAAATCGGGAATTATGTATGGCTCGATCGCAACCGCGATGGCTTGCAGAACGAAGATGAGAAAGACGGTATTAATGGCATTGTGGTTAAGCTGTATAAAGGCAGCAGCACAGGTACGCCTGTAGCTGAAACGACAACAGCGAATGATGCAAGCGGCAAGCCGGGCTATTATTTATTCGATAATTTGCTTGCAGGCGAATATTATGTTCAATTCGTTTTGCCAAGCGATTATGTGAAAACAAGCGCGGAGCAAGGAGCGAACACCGCTCTTGATTCCAATGCAACGGATGCAGACGGCATAACAGCCAAAATCATTATTAATGAAACGGCTGGCTGGGTTGATCATACGATTGACCTTGGCGTAGTTGCCAAAGGGGTTATTGGCAATTATGTGTGGTTTGACCGTAATGACAACGGCAAGCAGGATGAACTGGCTACGGATGGCCAAAATGGCGTTACCGTACAGCTTTTTAATCAAAACAAAGAGCAAATTGGAGAAACCACTACAGCAAATGATGCGAGTGGAAATCCTGGTTACTATTTGTTTGATCAACTGCCAAGCGGACAATATTTTGTGAAATTTATTGTGCCAGTCGGCTACACAGTAACAAAAGCTGAGGCAGACGGTGTTTCTGCTGAGGAAGATTCAAACAAACAGGTAGATGGATACACAGAAGTTATCGTTATTGGTGAAGGGGCGCCGCGTGGCTGGGAAGACCTGACGATTGACCTTGGGCTTATTTATAAGCCAACTAGTCCAGGTGGAAATTCGGGCAACCCATCAGTACCAACGCCGACACCTACACCAACAGCGACACCATCTCCTACACCAACGCCTGTTGTAACGGAGACGCCTACAACGCCAACACCAACGCCGGTGGCTCCAAGTCCTGAGCAGTCAGGCACACCGACGCCAGCACCAACAGCGACTCCTGTCATAGAGAAAGATAAGACACAGGAAAATACGCCAGTTGAAGGTAAAGTTGACGTGCCAAAAGGTGGAAATGTAGATATTGGCAAGCAACCGGAGCACGGACAAGTAACGGTTGACGATAATGGACAATGGGTGTATACACCTGATCCAGGGTATACAGGCAAAGATGATTTCTCTATTATCGTAAAAGATGCTGACGGTATCGAAGAGGAAATATTGTTTGAAATCGATGTGGATGAAATCCCGCTCGGGGTAGTTGAGGAATCGGATTCAGATGGAGATGGAAATACGCCAGCACCGAATAACCAAGGCACACTTCCGAAGACAGGTGAGTCCAGTCAATTGCCTATCCAGCTTGCAGGTGCTGCATTAATTGCACTTGGAGCGATATTGCTTAGAAAAAAACGCTCACGTTCGTAA